A stretch of Phragmites australis chromosome 12, lpPhrAust1.1, whole genome shotgun sequence DNA encodes these proteins:
- the LOC133887213 gene encoding uncharacterized protein LOC133887213: MVTLGGVTEPAYTWAHYAAAPDARDREGRVFPNRAEWVKAELWDFFRCEPGLEARAAAVIDKAAKKLVKDMHYEARVQAVIKFHAEHLGAKVTKKDARTISLTREQYLKVPPGWCAGDLPCWFVIVDKWCAPEWEESHNACRERRLLMPGAPHHQGNLSLTGFAARWSAKNDGQPLSQFKAYALAHKSKAMHGVAYDPNDPASAYTNENVKARLDGYTSMAKEVHGPDFDPS; encoded by the exons ATGGTTACTTTGGGTGGAGTAACCGAGCCGGCATACACATGGGCCCACTATGCAGCCGCGCCAGACGCCCGTGACCgggagggaagggtgtttcccaatagagccgagtgggtgaaggccgagctgtgg gatttttttagatgcgagccgggcttggaggctagggcagctgctgtcatcgacaaagctgccaagaaacttgttaaggatatgcactatgaggcgcgcgtccaggccgtgatcaaatttcacgcggaacaccttggagcgaaggtgacaaaaaaagacgctAGGACCATATCTCTGACCCGGGAGCAGTACCTGAAG gtgcctccggggtggtgcgccggagaccttccgtgctggtttgtgatcgtggacaagtggtgcgctcccgagtgggaggagagtcacaatgcttgccgggaaaggcgattgttgatgcctggcgcgccacaccatcaaggcaacctcagcctgactggtttcgcggctagatgg tcggcaaaaaatgatggtcagcctctctcccagttcaaggcttatgctttggcccataagtcaaaggcgatgcacggggttgcttatgacccgaatgacccggcctcagcgtacaccaacgagaacgtcaaggctcgcctggatggatacacatcgatggcaaaggaggtccacggcccagactttgatccga gttaa